The Streptomyces sp. NBC_00224 genome contains the following window.
TACCCACCCGAGCTCCTTCGCAAGTGGAAGCGTGACCACGAAGGCAAGAACGGCGGGGGATTGGACCAGATCGGCCCGATTAGCGAAGACCGGCTCACCGCCCTCCTCACCTCAGTGTTCACCCCACCGGTGACGCGGTTGGAGAGGATCGCCGACCAACTGGAGCGGACGGGAACGCTCACATCGGAGGCTCTCAGCGAGCTCCGCAACATCGTCACTGTGATGTCAGACAGTCCCGGAAGCCCTGACGTGCACACCGCGCGGAACCTGGCGTACGCGGCAGAGGTCTTCAATACCCGCACCCTTCAGACTTCCGCACAGTCTCTCGCGTACGCTGCCGAACGCCTCCCATCGGTCTTGAAGCGGCTCGACCAGCGGATCAAAGCACTCGGGAATTACACATAACGCTGGTACGACGCGGCGATATCACCCCCCATAGCGTCTGTGCTCCGCAACCTGCCGCATCGCGGCGGCGGCGGACACACTCCCGCGTGCCTGCAGCGCCCCGGTGCGAAATGACCGACCAGGTGCGATGCCGGGTTCGGTGGGGTGCGCAGGAGGACCCTCCTTGGCCTTGACCGGTCTATCCCCGCACCCGGCCAGCGTGGGCCCCTGATCCCTGTCGATCAGGCCGGACGCCGAAGCGGGTGTACGTCCAGCCTGCGGGGATGGACAAGTTGATCGAGCTAATGAACAGCTCGCTCATATCCGGCGGGGTCATTGCCGTCCTGGCGTCGTGGCTGGCCAACCGTGCCCGTACCCGCCAGGATCAGCAGACCAAGATCGGGGCCCTGCCGGTACACGCGGATGCGGTGACGGTGACCGTGGCGGAACTGCAAGCCTCGGTCTCCGCCAGCCAGCTGTTGTGGGAAGGCCCAGTCGAGCACGCGGTCGGGGCCCTGCTGGCCGTGCTGGTCTCCACCGCCGATACCGCCCAGGCCCGGATCAACGGCGAAACGGACACGCAGAGCCTCCGAGTGGGCCTTGGGCCTGCGGTCGAACGGACCCGCCGCTGTGCCGGGTCAGAGGACCGTGCAGTGCACGGGCGTGACGGTCCCCGGACATGCCGTAGCGCGATTCAATTTATTTGATCTTGTTCGCGTCCGTGGGGCACCATAGTTGACGACAATCTCCAGTCGGGCTAGGGGCACCCGGCTGGAAGTCATCCGGTCCGAGGCCGCAAGTGCCCCCGCTCGCATAGCTTTACGAGGAGCTTCATCTTGAACCGCAAGCGCACTTCGTTCATCACCGGCCTGGCGTTCGCGGCTTCGGCCGTCACCGTGACCCTCACGGCTTCCCCGGCGTCTGCCAGCAACCTCGCGAACACGCTCGTCAACGCCAACAGCGGCAAGTGCCTGGAGGTGGAGAACTCTTCCACCAGCAACGGCGCCCGCGTGCAGCAGTGGGACTGCAACGGACAGCCCAGCTCGAAGTGGAAGGTGATCTGGGCCGGCGGTGGCGGCTTCAACCTCGTCAACATACACAGCGGCAAGTGCCTGGAGATCGAGAACTCCTCCACCAGCAACGGCGCCCGCGCGCAGCAGTGGGACTGCAACGGACAGCCCGGGGCCAAGTGGACGGAGGGGGACGGCGGAAACGGCCACCACGTCTTCAAGAACAAGAGCGGCAAGCTCCTGGAGATCGAGAACACCTCTCACGACAACGGAGCCCGCGCGCAGCAGTGGAGCGACAACGGCCAGCCGGCCGCCCGTTGGGACCACTACGGCCCCAACGCGTAGGGCCCCCTGCTCCCGACCTGTGTAGCCGAGGTTCTGTCCGGCCAACGCCGAGCACGACCTCAACGCTTTGGGGGGATGCGCTGGTGACGAAGCCCGCCGGCCCTCGCACTGACCGACACCACGACACCGCCCAGGGCACCCCGGCCACACAGCCCGGGGACACCACCATGCCACCCGGCAGGACACGAAGAGCGGGGCCGCTGCCGTGAGGCAGCGGCCCCGCTCTTCGTGTCCTTTGAATCTCTGAGGGCCACGGCTGGGCAGTCCTGTTACAGGGGCTGCCCAGCCGTGCTGATGAACCATCGGAGACCTACGGGTTCACGACATTGCCGTTGCGGGTGTGGAACAGGATGTTGCCGCTACTCAGGCTCTTTCCGCAGGAGAGATCGTCTTCAACGGCGGCACGGGACGGGGCGCCGCCGAACGGGCTGGGAATGACGTGCACGTACGTGTACTTGAAGTCGAGCACCAGCGTGTTGCCCTGGCGCGCCGATCCTTGGACGATGCGCTTGCCGGTGAGGATCGTCGAAATCGTCGGATTGGTGCCGGTCCAGTCACTTCCCTCTTCGCAGTTGACCCAGTACTGGAGGCCGGTCGTGCCGCCCGCTGCTGCGGCTCTTGCGACAGTTCCCTCCGGGGCGTGAGAGGGGGAAGCGGTGGCCGTTGCAGTTGATGCAAGCGTGGCCAGAGCTGCCGTACCGAGAACGGCCCCCACGAGCCGCGTTCCCTTCCGGGCAATGGACATGGTGATCTCCTCGTATCTCTGTGCCGCTCTCGGTCGGACCCGAGAGGTGGACAGAGACCACCTAAATGACCACGAGTCAAGATTCGATCAACATCTCCTCAATGCGTGGAAAGAACTGGTGAGGGTGATGAGTGACCGGCTCAGGCGAGCTTCGCTGTGTTGAGGCAGGCATTCGTAGTCCCTCATTGCGGCGGGTGCAGCCCAGCGCGGGCGCGATGACCCTGCCGATGGACAGGACCGGATAGACCGAGCCGAGCAGCCGGTTCTGCCCGACCGTTGTCGTCCTCCCCAAGCTGGTGGGGCCAGGGGGCGGGGTGCGGGGTGCGGGGTGCGGGCTGGTCACTCACAGGCGACGCCGTCGCCGTCGCGGTCGAGGTGGGATCCATAACCGGGCTCTCCCCGATGGATCGGAGCTGCGCCTGCCTGCCTGACGGCGGTGCAGTTCCGGTACGAGACGCTGCCGCCACCTCCCCCGGTGCTCGAGCTGCCGCCGGATGACGTTCCCCCACTCGCTGGTGGGCCTGCGGGGGGCCTGGCCTTGCTGTCGTCTGCTGCCGACGGCTGCGGTCGGCTCGGCGGCTGCTCAGGTACTTCCTGTTGCGGCTGCGCTGGGGCGCGAACAGGTGGGGGCGGCGGTGGCGTCGGGGTGGCCGCTGTGCCGGGAGTGGAGGAAGGGGGCGCCGGTGTAGCCGAGGAAGCAGGGACGGAAGCTGGTGGAGCTGGGGCCGCCGCGGTAACGGTGACGGTGGTGGCCGGCTGCGGGCGGGGCTTCGCGTCGTCCTGCGTGTTCTTCGGGCTGGAACCGGCGACGACCAGGACCACGAACCAGATCGAGGCCAGGACCACGGTCACCGCTTTGCCGGTCTTTGCCCAGCCGACCATAAACGCGAGTGCGGCACCCAGCGGGGGCATGACGAGCGTTGCGGCGATCACGGCGGGAACCGCCAGCAGGGGATGCCAGCGGCGCGATGGAAGTGGCTGGAACGGGGCGGCATCAGGGGGTGGGTACACGGAACTCCAGACCGGTAGGAGACGAGGCAGGCACCGCGTCGTACCTGCCGCACAGCCATCCGGTGTCCTGTCCAAAACCTGGCGAGGATGGGCTGCAAGGGGGCGGCATGCCGCTACGGCAACGATCGCGGCACCAGCGCGGATTCACCCGTCCAACGCCCCTGCGAGGCAATGGTTACCGGCAACATGCCCCCGACGACGCGCACCACCTCCTCGGCCCGCTGCCTGAACTTGGCGAGGCCGTCCTCGGTGACCGGCCGCCCCTGGAACGCCTTGCGGACGCCAGAGATGACCTTGGTGCGCGAGAGGGATCGGCCGAACAGGCCGAACGCCGCGAAACCGGCAAAGACAAGCATCAGAACGAGCAACGAGCAACGAGTGATCACATCAGGTGAGAACAGGGCTCGCATAGCGGCGGCAGGGCGCAGGCTTGGAGCAGGGGCTGTACCTGCTGCTCGGAGAGCGGCTCGCCTGAACCCGTGGCGATGCCGAGGACGTCGCGCAGCCGACCGCCTGCGCCCTGCGGGCCTGGCCCGCCCCTTGCTCGAGCTGGCGGCCTTTCTGGACTCCGAGGGCATCCCCGACTCTGTCCTGACCGGCGAACGGGCCCTCGTCTACATCGCCCACACCGCCGAGGAAGCCACAGGCGCCCGCTACAACTATGACTTGGTCACGTCCGAGCAGGTCCGGCTCGCGCTGCGGGCGCTGTATCGGCTCAGCCTGATCGACCACAGTCCCGCCACCCCTGATCAGGCGGTGCGGGTTCACCAGCTGATCCAGCGTGCCGTCCGCGACAGCCTCGCCCCCGACCGGCGCGACAGGGCCGTCACGTCAGTGGCCGACGCTCTCCTGGATGCCTGGCCGGCAATCGAATACGACACTGCCTTAGCCTGACGCGTTCACCGGGCAAGTCCGGATCTTGATGTCGGAACGCAGAAGTGCTCCCTGAGTTGTGGTGATCCGACTTGTCGAAGATCAAAGCACCGCAGCCGGGAGCAGTTTCACGTGAACGCCACAACGTCTCGTTCGAGGCTGTCTAATGCGCTCGGGGTTTGACGGAGCCGGGATGCTGGACACTTGTTGGTCAAGAACCTTGGAGGGCTCCGTGTCACGCAGCTATCCGCCTGAGTTCCGTCGCGAGGTTCCTCGACTCGACCTCGTTGCTACGGGACGCCTGGCCGGCACGTTGTCCATCCCGCGACCGACTACCGCCGGAGGAGACCGTCAGTTGGTGGCGAGAAGGTGCTCCAGCCAGTTGCGGCGTGCCGCGACAGCGGCCTTGCTGATCCGCGCCTCGGGGGCTTTCCGGTCGAAACCGTGGATTCCGCCGGGCCACACGTGCAGCTCGGCTTCGCCGCCGGCCTGCCAGATCCGGTCGGCGTAGGCGAGGATTTCATCGCGCAGGCACTCGGCGGAGCCGACGTCGAGGAATGTGGGCGGCAGGCCGGCCAGGTCAGTGGCGCGGGCGGGCGCAGCGTACTGCGGCACGTCAGCTCCGCCCTGGACGTCGCCGAGCAGCGAGCTCCAGGCGAACCCGTTGCGGCTGCGGTCGAACAGTTCGACGTCGTCCATCTGCAGGGCCGAGGCGCTGTCGTTGCGGTCGTCGAGCAGCGGGGCAATCAGCAGCTGGCCGAGCAGGCGGGGACCGCCCTTGTCGCGCACGGTCAAAGCGAGCGCGGCGCTGAGGGTGCCGCCGGCGCTGAAGCCCGTGACGACGATGCGCTCCGAGTCGATGCCGAGCTCGTCCGCGTGGTCGGCGACCCACAGTAGACCGGCGTAAGCGTCGTTGATCTGGGCGGGGTAGGGGTGCTCGGGCGCGAGCCGGTAGCCGACCGAGATCAGCGTGGCCCCGAACCGCTCGGCCGTCTCGAGTATCTGGTCGAGCCCGGTGCGGTGATCGCTACCGTAGAAGCCGCCGCCGTGTATGAAGTAGAGCGCCGGCCGCGATGCGGGCGC
Protein-coding sequences here:
- a CDS encoding RICIN domain-containing protein: MNRKRTSFITGLAFAASAVTVTLTASPASASNLANTLVNANSGKCLEVENSSTSNGARVQQWDCNGQPSSKWKVIWAGGGGFNLVNIHSGKCLEIENSSTSNGARAQQWDCNGQPGAKWTEGDGGNGHHVFKNKSGKLLEIENTSHDNGARAQQWSDNGQPAARWDHYGPNA
- a CDS encoding excalibur calcium-binding domain-containing protein; this translates as MPPLGAALAFMVGWAKTGKAVTVVLASIWFVVLVVAGSSPKNTQDDAKPRPQPATTVTVTAAAPAPPASVPASSATPAPPSSTPGTAATPTPPPPPPVRAPAQPQQEVPEQPPSRPQPSAADDSKARPPAGPPASGGTSSGGSSSTGGGGGSVSYRNCTAVRQAGAAPIHRGEPGYGSHLDRDGDGVACE
- a CDS encoding alpha/beta hydrolase gives rise to the protein MDLEPGKTVPAVPVPLDAELQVAYDAYLAEEPDLAPMSLEKLSVIRAEADAAVAVLEDLSHGGRFTVFQPSVPGLDGAPEIPLLVCTPSGAPASRPALYFIHGGGFYGSDHRTGLDQILETAERFGATLISVGYRLAPEHPYPAQINDAYAGLLWVADHADELGIDSERIVVTGFSAGGTLSAALALTVRDKGGPRLLGQLLIAPLLDDRNDSASALQMDDVELFDRSRNGFAWSSLLGDVQGGADVPQYAAPARATDLAGLPPTFLDVGSAECLRDEILAYADRIWQAGGEAELHVWPGGIHGFDRKAPEARISKAAVAARRNWLEHLLATN